In Phaeobacter inhibens DSM 16374, the following proteins share a genomic window:
- the argH gene encoding argininosuccinate lyase: MTDQSSNQMWGGRFAAGPDAIMEAINASIGFDKRMAAQDIAGSRAHAAMLAATGVITDNDAEAIREGLLTVLSEIEGGTFQFSTALEDIHMNVEARLKDIIGEPAGRLHTGRSRNDQVATDFKLWVRDQLDAAESGLLALIRALLSQAEAGADWVMPGFTHLQTAQPVTWGHHMMAYVEMFGRDLSRVRDARKRMNESPLGAAALAGTSFPIDREMTASALGFDRPAANSLDAVSDRDFALEFLSVASISAVHLSRFAEELVIWSSAQFRFVTLSDRFSTGSSIMPQKKNPDAAELIRAKVGRIFGANTALMMVMKGLPLAYSKDMQEDKEQVFDAADNWMLALAAMEGMVKDMTGNRAELAAAAGSGFSTATDLADWMVRVLKVPFRDAHHVTGTLVAMAESRGCDLPDLTLADMQGVHEGITEDIFSVLGVENSVNSRMSYGGTAPAQVRAQIARWQDVLSD; encoded by the coding sequence ATGACAGATCAATCCTCGAACCAGATGTGGGGCGGCCGCTTTGCCGCTGGCCCGGACGCGATCATGGAGGCGATCAACGCCTCGATCGGGTTCGACAAGCGGATGGCAGCTCAGGACATCGCAGGTTCCAGGGCCCATGCGGCGATGTTGGCCGCAACAGGCGTTATTACGGATAATGATGCCGAGGCCATTCGGGAAGGGCTGCTCACCGTTTTGTCAGAGATCGAGGGCGGAACCTTCCAGTTTTCCACCGCTCTGGAAGACATCCACATGAATGTGGAGGCCCGCCTGAAAGACATCATCGGCGAGCCCGCAGGCCGTCTGCACACGGGCCGGTCGCGCAATGACCAGGTGGCGACGGATTTCAAACTCTGGGTGCGGGACCAGCTGGACGCAGCCGAAAGCGGCCTCCTGGCGCTGATCCGCGCGCTTCTGTCGCAGGCCGAAGCGGGCGCTGATTGGGTGATGCCGGGCTTTACCCACCTGCAGACCGCGCAGCCGGTGACTTGGGGCCACCACATGATGGCCTATGTGGAAATGTTCGGCCGCGATCTGTCTCGTGTGCGCGATGCGCGCAAACGTATGAACGAATCGCCTCTGGGCGCGGCGGCGCTGGCCGGTACCTCCTTCCCGATCGACCGGGAGATGACGGCAAGCGCGCTGGGCTTTGACCGCCCGGCGGCGAACTCGCTGGATGCGGTCAGCGACCGCGACTTTGCGCTGGAGTTCCTGTCTGTGGCGTCGATCAGCGCCGTGCATCTCTCCCGCTTTGCCGAAGAGCTGGTGATCTGGTCCTCCGCTCAGTTCCGTTTTGTGACCCTGTCTGACCGTTTCTCCACCGGCTCCTCCATCATGCCGCAGAAGAAGAACCCGGACGCCGCCGAGCTGATCCGCGCCAAGGTGGGCCGGATCTTTGGCGCCAATACCGCGCTGATGATGGTAATGAAGGGGCTGCCGCTGGCCTATTCCAAGGACATGCAGGAAGACAAGGAACAGGTGTTTGACGCTGCCGACAACTGGATGCTGGCGCTGGCAGCGATGGAGGGCATGGTCAAAGACATGACCGGTAACCGCGCTGAGTTGGCGGCGGCTGCAGGCTCCGGCTTCTCCACCGCGACTGACCTCGCGGACTGGATGGTGCGGGTGCTGAAGGTGCCGTTCCGCGATGCCCACCACGTGACCGGTACCCTGGTGGCGATGGCGGAAAGCCGCGGCTGCGACCTGCCGGACCTGACACTGGCGGACATGCAGGGCGTTCACGAAGGCATCACCGAAGACATCTTCTCTGTGCTTGGCGTCGAAAACTCGGTAAACTCACGCATGTCTTATGGCGGCACGGCTCCGGCGCAGGTCCGCGCGCAGATTGCCCGCTGGCAGGATGTCCTGTCCGATTGA